The following coding sequences are from one Candidatus Cloacimonadota bacterium window:
- a CDS encoding ATP-binding cassette domain-containing protein — protein sequence MKREKKQKMLCPNCRRQIDSDSVFCPFCGKKPADTPVQTRDSYVIGRAPGCDIILDNIRVSRNHAKLFLEGGNWVLQDLGSQNGTFVNGKKISSKTVSPTDTIVIAGIPLSLEDVLKAPPQHLWTQKLRLVAQNLSYRVPEKTLIDDVSLCFEPGQFIGLVGPSGCGKTTLMLMLNGYLRPSRGIVRLNSLSIHHNLEAFKGQIGYVPQDDIIHRELTVEESLAYTSQLRLGDSLSESERKTQIDGIIKDLELSQSRNVLIGSAERRGISGGQRKRVNMAQELITEPLLYYLDEPTSGLDPRTDREVMSLLKGLADKGHIVVLTTHKIDSTNFGIFSHVIVLGEGGKLAYYGKAQEAAAYFKVEQPEQIFDVLERRDSRELQKEYLRSPQFKDMVIRGMDQIPSEKAMQKSRFVVSPFSQFFTLVKRTFLIKARDSMSTLILLMQAPIIGLFLLLVFANNQTQQYLLAMHFMALVAAIWLGCSNSAREIVCEQTIFQRENKAALGLGAYLASKVTVLGILCAVQCLIITAFAQLSFYDSGVLGVGFFPHYLVLLLTSFTAMLMGLVVSAVAKTGEAAMAIVPIILIPQIVLGGLIVYFKDLGGFGRILAAPIISRWAYELILLVDGTQAADGVLGFNLDNIGVDLAVLFFLALIFGGIAYTFLKRKTSLK from the coding sequence ATGAAGCGAGAGAAAAAGCAGAAAATGCTGTGTCCGAATTGCCGAAGACAAATTGATTCTGACTCTGTTTTCTGTCCATTTTGCGGTAAAAAACCAGCGGACACACCTGTTCAAACCAGAGATTCCTATGTAATCGGTCGTGCTCCCGGCTGCGATATTATTCTGGACAACATCAGGGTGTCCAGAAACCATGCCAAGCTGTTTTTGGAAGGGGGAAATTGGGTTCTGCAGGATCTGGGCAGCCAAAATGGAACTTTTGTAAACGGTAAAAAAATTAGCTCCAAAACGGTCAGCCCGACAGATACCATTGTGATTGCGGGCATTCCGCTCAGTTTGGAAGATGTGCTCAAGGCGCCTCCGCAACATCTTTGGACTCAAAAACTGCGTTTGGTGGCCCAAAATCTCAGCTACCGTGTTCCCGAAAAAACGCTCATCGACGACGTTTCCCTCTGCTTCGAGCCTGGGCAATTTATCGGTTTGGTGGGGCCTTCCGGCTGCGGTAAAACCACGCTCATGTTGATGTTGAATGGTTATTTGCGTCCCAGTCGTGGCATCGTGAGGCTGAACAGCCTTTCCATCCATCATAATCTTGAGGCCTTTAAAGGTCAGATTGGCTACGTTCCCCAAGATGACATTATCCATCGCGAACTTACTGTGGAGGAATCGCTTGCTTACACCAGCCAGCTTCGTTTGGGCGACAGTCTTTCCGAGAGCGAGCGCAAAACCCAGATTGATGGTATCATCAAGGATTTGGAGCTTTCCCAGAGCCGCAATGTCCTGATCGGTTCCGCTGAACGCCGTGGCATCAGTGGAGGTCAGCGTAAACGTGTGAATATGGCTCAGGAACTCATCACAGAACCGCTGCTTTATTATTTGGATGAACCCACCAGTGGCCTGGATCCGCGCACCGACCGTGAAGTGATGAGCCTGCTGAAAGGTTTGGCAGACAAGGGACACATTGTTGTGCTCACCACGCATAAAATTGACAGCACAAATTTTGGCATCTTCAGCCATGTCATTGTTTTGGGTGAGGGTGGAAAACTGGCATATTACGGCAAGGCACAGGAAGCCGCGGCATATTTCAAGGTTGAGCAGCCGGAGCAAATCTTCGATGTTTTGGAACGACGCGACAGCCGCGAATTGCAAAAAGAATATCTGCGCAGCCCACAATTCAAAGATATGGTTATCAGAGGCATGGACCAGATCCCATCTGAGAAGGCAATGCAAAAATCCCGCTTCGTGGTGAGCCCTTTCAGCCAGTTTTTTACCCTGGTAAAACGCACTTTTCTGATCAAGGCGCGGGATTCAATGAGCACGCTCATTCTGCTGATGCAGGCGCCCATTATCGGGCTCTTTCTACTGCTGGTGTTTGCCAACAATCAAACCCAGCAATATCTTCTGGCCATGCACTTTATGGCACTCGTCGCCGCCATCTGGCTGGGTTGTTCCAATTCCGCCCGCGAGATTGTTTGTGAACAGACCATTTTCCAGCGGGAAAACAAGGCGGCGCTTGGATTGGGCGCATATCTGGCATCAAAAGTGACGGTTTTGGGCATACTTTGTGCTGTCCAATGTCTGATTATCACCGCCTTCGCGCAACTTTCCTTTTACGATTCCGGAGTTCTGGGTGTTGGGTTTTTCCCCCACTATCTTGTTCTGTTGCTTACCTCTTTCACGGCGATGCTGATGGGTTTGGTGGTTTCCGCAGTGGCAAAAACCGGAGAAGCTGCCATGGCAATCGTCCCCATCATCCTCATTCCACAGATAGTTTTGGGTGGTTTGATTGTCTATTTCAAGGACTTGGGAGGTTTTGGGCGAATTTTGGCAGCACCAATAATCAGTCGCTGGGCGTATGAGCTCATCCTGCTGGTGGATGGAACTCAAGCCGCGGACGGGGTTTTAGGGTTTAATTTGGACAATATCGGGGTTGATCTCGCTGTGTTGTTTTTCCTGGCTCTAATTTTTGGCGGAATAGCTTACACTTTTTTGAAACGGAAAACCAGTCTGAAATAG
- a CDS encoding CapA family protein, whose amino-acid sequence MIHSSSRGVVIDDYYNSSHYLRRFLYAGRMPQLEAKYPSFVAPTRNVTVIGVGDIMLGTNYPSANYLPPNDGRDLLNPVKHILSSADLTFANLEGVILSGTGVPKKCSNPSTCFAFKSPDHYGGYLRDAGIDLVSLANNHVGDFGASGKSNTVKMLDELGIKFAGLKEYPSVTFTKDDIRYGFCAFAPNNGTMQINDYKEVARIVKELKQKSDIVIVSFHGGAEGSDKTRVNGKTEFFLGENRGNPHEFARVAIDAGADIVFGHGPHVTRAIDIYKGRFIAYSLGNFCTYGRFNLSGNLGLAPIIKVTVTGTGEFVDAQITSIRQPGKGGPILDDGHSALKEIIKLTNLDFPESELVISQDGRVTRKSDEPAVSQR is encoded by the coding sequence ATGATTCACAGCTCTTCCCGCGGGGTTGTGATTGACGATTATTACAATAGTTCCCACTATCTGAGGCGTTTTCTCTATGCCGGTCGCATGCCCCAGTTGGAGGCAAAATATCCCAGTTTTGTGGCCCCCACGCGAAACGTGACCGTGATCGGAGTGGGAGATATCATGTTGGGAACAAACTATCCCTCTGCAAACTATTTGCCTCCCAATGATGGACGCGACTTGCTGAACCCTGTGAAACACATCCTTTCCTCGGCAGACCTCACTTTTGCCAATCTTGAGGGGGTGATTCTCAGTGGAACCGGGGTGCCAAAAAAGTGTTCCAATCCCTCCACCTGTTTTGCTTTTAAAAGCCCCGACCATTATGGTGGCTACCTGCGCGACGCGGGAATCGACCTCGTTAGTTTGGCAAACAACCACGTCGGGGATTTCGGCGCATCGGGTAAAAGCAACACTGTCAAGATGTTGGATGAGCTTGGCATCAAATTTGCCGGGCTGAAAGAATACCCCAGCGTCACGTTTACCAAGGATGATATCCGTTATGGATTCTGCGCTTTTGCACCGAACAACGGAACCATGCAGATCAACGATTACAAGGAAGTAGCCCGCATCGTGAAGGAACTGAAACAAAAAAGCGACATCGTGATTGTGTCCTTCCATGGTGGCGCCGAAGGTTCAGACAAAACCCGTGTGAATGGCAAAACCGAATTTTTCCTGGGTGAAAACAGGGGAAATCCGCATGAATTTGCCCGCGTAGCCATCGATGCAGGTGCGGACATCGTTTTTGGACATGGCCCCCACGTTACCCGGGCAATCGATATTTACAAAGGCCGTTTCATCGCTTACAGCTTGGGAAATTTCTGCACTTATGGACGTTTCAACCTTTCCGGAAATCTTGGTCTCGCGCCCATCATCAAAGTGACGGTTACCGGTACTGGTGAATTTGTGGACGCGCAAATCACATCCATCCGTCAGCCTGGAAAAGGCGGACCCATCCTTGACGATGGACATTCCGCGCTGAAAGAAATCATCAAACTCACCAATTTGGATTTCCCTGAAAGCGAACTGGTGATCAGTCAAGACGGCAGAGTTACCCGCAAGAGCGATGAACCCGCCGTCAGCCAACGTTAA
- a CDS encoding M48 family metalloprotease, with product MRKYISILALLAALILLGGCDKNEINKLARLERDKLELQIQEHLGQDYSIEEFFIQNEGYSNGKRRYEMDYQARLNKPALGFGPQILPGHLTFEKRNRQWQCVANEIDLIELLKLPQVGETSQESDLMGLIEGLAGLSSELDKRLLDMTALSIEEENEIGAELRQKILREVGKGGTSKFDVQGVFRKIRAKSSRRDLAWQCDVTADRDFNAFAVAGGKTFINMGMLNALDREDELAFVIAHEIAHNDLKHCVEKIQHSVRAGKINPLFGEVVGIAYNIYKHPYSQEIEYAADKRGVELMTAAGYSKQGAISFFRKLQKYEPTEENPNIQAINDFISTHPTAQKRIERIEKM from the coding sequence ATGAGAAAATACATCAGCATACTTGCCTTGCTGGCAGCCTTAATATTGTTGGGTGGATGCGACAAAAACGAGATCAACAAGCTGGCTCGTCTGGAGCGAGACAAACTGGAACTTCAAATCCAGGAGCATCTGGGGCAGGATTATTCTATTGAGGAGTTTTTCATTCAAAACGAAGGCTACAGCAATGGCAAACGCAGGTATGAAATGGACTATCAGGCCCGGCTGAACAAACCAGCCCTGGGTTTTGGACCGCAAATTCTGCCGGGGCATTTGACCTTCGAAAAGAGAAACCGCCAATGGCAATGTGTGGCAAATGAGATTGACCTGATCGAACTTTTGAAGCTTCCTCAAGTGGGAGAGACAAGCCAGGAGAGCGATCTTATGGGTCTAATCGAAGGATTGGCCGGCTTGTCCAGCGAATTGGATAAACGATTGCTGGATATGACGGCGCTCAGCATCGAAGAAGAAAATGAGATTGGTGCCGAGCTCCGGCAAAAAATCCTCCGGGAAGTTGGCAAAGGTGGAACCTCAAAATTCGATGTGCAGGGCGTCTTCCGCAAGATTAGAGCCAAATCATCCCGCCGGGACTTGGCTTGGCAGTGCGACGTGACAGCGGATCGTGATTTTAACGCTTTTGCCGTGGCAGGCGGAAAAACCTTTATCAATATGGGGATGTTGAATGCTTTGGACCGTGAAGACGAGCTCGCTTTTGTGATTGCCCACGAAATCGCGCATAACGACCTGAAGCACTGCGTGGAAAAAATACAACACTCCGTGCGGGCTGGGAAGATTAATCCGTTGTTTGGGGAGGTGGTCGGAATTGCCTACAATATCTATAAACACCCTTATTCCCAAGAAATTGAATACGCCGCGGACAAGCGGGGAGTGGAATTGATGACCGCTGCGGGATATTCCAAACAGGGTGCCATTTCCTTTTTCCGCAAGCTCCAAAAATATGAACCCACTGAGGAAAATCCAAATATCCAGGCCATCAACGATTTCATTTCCACCCATCCCACCGCGCAAAAACGAATCGAACGCATCGAGAAGATGTAG
- a CDS encoding Stp1/IreP family PP2C-type Ser/Thr phosphatase produces MKPNAVNRFTISNLTDVGMKRESNQDYYGKFSGDFGELLVVCDGMGGYSGGEIASQVAVETIASHFQKLGTDFQENDELHQALNLAQQNIAAHAQQNPDMSEMGTTAVILLIRGERYWIAWIGDSRIYLRRGGQIKLITRDHSWVQEMVDHGIISEVDAHNHPRKNIITRSLSAKPHPADVKGPFPLYRDDVFLLCSDGLTDYLTPRELDGYLVLEPQQACRDLVDEANHRGGKDNITVQILKVNSGKVYKSETPRGSYNLLTLILVFLTVFLGLAATLSLMNTFHIGVFKGKQYVASQSEKIVTPEPDSLLADTLRVPEVKEDKKEEQNALKPEPNNKDNSGDKKDLRGNPKR; encoded by the coding sequence ATGAAGCCGAACGCGGTAAACAGATTCACGATCAGCAACCTCACCGATGTGGGTATGAAGCGTGAAAGCAACCAGGACTATTACGGAAAATTCAGCGGCGATTTTGGAGAATTGCTTGTTGTTTGCGACGGTATGGGCGGCTACAGCGGTGGCGAGATTGCTTCCCAGGTGGCGGTGGAGACCATCGCGTCCCACTTTCAGAAATTGGGCACGGATTTTCAAGAAAACGACGAACTTCATCAAGCTCTGAACCTGGCTCAACAAAATATCGCCGCCCACGCGCAGCAAAACCCCGACATGTCTGAAATGGGTACCACGGCGGTTATTTTGCTCATCCGCGGAGAACGCTATTGGATTGCCTGGATTGGAGATAGCCGCATCTATCTCCGGCGCGGTGGTCAAATAAAACTGATCACGCGAGACCACTCCTGGGTGCAGGAGATGGTGGATCACGGGATTATCTCGGAAGTGGACGCCCACAACCATCCCCGCAAAAACATCATCACCCGTTCCTTGAGCGCAAAACCGCATCCGGCTGACGTGAAGGGTCCATTCCCGCTTTATCGGGACGACGTATTTCTGCTTTGTTCGGATGGGCTCACAGATTATCTAACTCCGCGTGAACTGGATGGTTATCTTGTATTGGAACCACAGCAGGCATGCCGCGACCTGGTTGACGAAGCCAACCATCGTGGAGGCAAAGACAACATTACCGTGCAGATTCTAAAAGTCAATAGCGGAAAGGTTTACAAGTCCGAAACACCCAGGGGGTCATATAATCTCCTTACCCTGATTTTGGTGTTTTTAACGGTATTTCTGGGTTTGGCGGCTACGCTGAGCTTAATGAACACTTTCCACATCGGAGTTTTCAAGGGAAAACAGTACGTGGCATCGCAAAGTGAGAAGATTGTTACGCCGGAGCCGGATTCGCTTCTCGCTGATACTCTGAGGGTTCCAGAAGTGAAAGAGGACAAAAAGGAAGAGCAAAACGCGCTAAAACCCGAACCAAACAATAAAGATAACTCCGGGGATAAAAAAGACCTTCGAGGAAACCCAAAAAGATGA